In a genomic window of Magnolia sinica isolate HGM2019 chromosome 14, MsV1, whole genome shotgun sequence:
- the LOC131225547 gene encoding uncharacterized protein LOC131225547, with the protein MKIFCEIVISGFDCIEFQVNQIYSSPNEPYMLFKDTCNSSQTIVPTIAPAVVGDRRISLGPGAGCAGLTTQLELGYRQACLAASGPELAIEVVGPATHNSNGECW; encoded by the exons ATGAAGATATTTTGTGAGATTGTTATATCTGGATTTGATTGCATAGAGTTCCAGGTTAATCAG ATATACTCTTCTCCCAATGAGCCGTATATgcttttcaag GACACTTGCAATAGTTCACAGACTATTGTGCCTACTATTGCTCCTGCAGTAGTTGGAGATCGGAGGATATCTTTAGGTCCTGGAGCAGGTTGTGCCGGCCTTACTACACAACTAGAACTAGGATATCGCCAAGCATGTCTTGCAGCCAGCGGGCCAGAGCTAGCTATTGAGGTTGTAGGGCCTGCTACGCATAATTCGAATGGAGAATGCTGGTAG